The Aspergillus luchuensis IFO 4308 DNA, chromosome 7, nearly complete sequence genome has a segment encoding these proteins:
- a CDS encoding putative filamentation protein (Rhf1) (COG:S;~EggNog:ENOG410PJEU;~InterPro:IPR011990,IPR019734;~go_function: GO:0005515 - protein binding [Evidence IEA]), translated as MTGRDSDKGHRYVTALDNARCQNKWEEVPELIRKVTKHAPQRTCLLEVASAEYQLASHLQKHPSTPRPSSAAGLHDLIPSLLSTVNRAEGSKQEVFQAQVCLGWVHWTVNELGLAAARFPQDFVEAVSELEQAGEELSPWTKTCLVKACYLKGSAQRMTSDPEGALETLHSLTPWVNSQLQSPTNSAQFLYWSEKLLGQGASLACEEASRDLAAANAQTIATTLGFFRLWASHPSVKQMTLPQGMLMDGTTEPVSKSPTWKSYYNLLSSILQQGLPYCPPANGPERPQLASEIRRVEGLCEASILRETKFPTADSSNPEVEAWVEQVIQNWEVLCGAGWSDEELGEGGQNAVGRNVLDILYRAATKTYHSHLILRRLFHVHCALADYDLALRALESYIEIVTSAKERAAKGAESGDLENDGILLRTVSEGVTMLSCFGSEKEAEKAKDLTSLLKEFTEKHVQDDEDQGMTLIVPETSSTRSQAVPPSDIAAAYRGIGIGLANWAYWTPVNEDRDDIRAEAIDYLERSLAPELEDESNCSSLYTLAVLLAENRDLDGAIDYVKSALTSDAQHKTGQADFARERDLVPLWHLLALLLSAKQDFDIAERSCEAAFEQFPATVTSLAHSDRRPQKQNHTAQDQIAGITHELIEKLRVREKERIIETRMTQLAFVELVEGPGAAVNHSDQLLSLFATLFHSLNLEDNEKPNTKAEHEHEHLVPPKSSAGTVKSLRGSIFGRHKGPRAPERRADFGQEPKTDNSTFTDSAPAIQVTDGEKSGLNEGTDSRQARKRSNTLRKADVANSSHVNGDSETQAGPEASNPVPDMVGLAVSDAAAQPQSAKQPLGPMAHNMKHNQPPAPAGHSKQPPEQDIRLPTSYAFDTPTRAVTKVPPTQAQKHGLCILVKVWLLIAGLYRRASSFEDAHEACEEAAKQVTRFEALVASQETSARAFRERGWGVPKSTDELWADVYAERGLQSIDQTRPHEAMEHFETALLHYADHPKATIGLSNLLLDVWEEKMPLQPPKPRLDAGVSTLSLFPSNSSKPSSEDDAKRSSQAQKPQAKTVPDSDDEEPRLLNRIAARERAFGLLSGLTKRGSAWDNSEAWYALSRAYEAESQIQKLRDVLWWCVELEDRRPIRHWSNIGSGIYVL; from the exons ATGACT GGTCGAGACTCTGATAAGGGGCATCGCTATGTTACGGCCCTGGACAATGCGCGTTGCCAGAATAAATGGGAAGAAGTTCCGGAGTTGATTCGGAAAGTCACCAAACATGCTCCGCAGAGAACAT GTCTCCTCGAAGTAGCCAGCGCTGAATACCAGCTGGCCTCACACCTTCAAAAGCATCCGTCCACCCCCCGcccttcctccgccgccggTCTCCATGACCTGATTCCGTCACTCCTGTCCACCGTCAACCGGGCAGAAGGATCGAAGCAAGAAGTTTTCCAGGCGCAGGTCTGCTTGGGATGGGTACATTGGACTGTCAATGAGCTAGGCTTGGCAGCTGCCCGGTTTCCTCAAGATTTTGTAGAGGCCGTGAGTGAGCTCGAGCAGGCAGGGGAAGAGCTCTCGCCATGGACCAAGACATGCCTCGTCAAGGCGTGCTATCTCAAGG GTTCTGCACAGCGCATGACCTCCGACCCCGAAGGCGCCCTGGAGACCCTTCATTCGCTTACGCCATGGGTGAACAGTCAGCTCCAATCCCCTACAAACAGCGCCCAATTTCTCTACTGGTCTGAGAAACTATTGGGCCAAGGCGCCTCCCTGGCATGCGAGGAAGCCAGCAGAGACCTTGCCGCTGCTAATGCTCAAACGATAGCCACGACGCTAGGTTTCTTCAGACTGTGGGCATCTCATCCTTCAGTCAAGCAAATGACCTTGCCTCAAGGCATGCTTATGGACGGCACTACCGAGCCGGTTTCGAAATCACCGACCTGGAAATCGTACTACAATCTGCTATCAAGTATTTTGCAACAGGGCCTGCCGTATTGCCCTCCTGCAAATGGACCTGAACGCCCGCAGCTCGCCAGTGAAATCCGACGCGTTGAGGGGCTTTGTGAAGCTAGCATTCTGCGCGAGACGAAATTCCCTACGGCTGATTCGAGCAACCCGGAAGTTGAGGCTTGGGTCGAACAAGTCATTCAGAACTGGGAGGTGCTATGCGGTGCCGGTTGGTCAGACGAAGAGCTTGGAGAGGGTGGCCAGAATGCTGTCGGCAGGAATGTCCTTGAT ATTCTTTACCGCGCTGCTACCAAGACATACCACTCACACTTGATTTTGCGGCGTCTGTTCCACGTGCATTGTGCACTCGCGGACTATGACCTCGCTCTGAGAGCGCTCGAGTCATATATCGAAATTGTCACAAGTGCCAAAGAGCGGGCGGCAAAAGGAGCTGAGTCGGGAGATCTGGAAAATGACGGGATCCTTTTGCGCACCGTGTCGGAGGGTGTTACGATGCTGAGTTGCTTCGGCTCGGAAAAAGAGGCCGAGAAAGCAAAGGATCTCACATCTCTTCTGAAAGAGTTTACCGAGAAGCATGtacaggatgatgaagaccaAGGCATGACTCTCATTGTGCCTGAAACTAGCTCAACCCGCTCCCAAGCAGTCCCCCCATCCGACATCGCTGCAGCTTACAGAGGAATCGGCATCGGGCTTGCTAACTGGGCTTATTGGACTCCCGTGAATGAAGATCGCGACGACATCCGGGCAGAAGCTATTGACTACCTGGAGAGAAGCCTGGCCCCGGAGCTTGAAGACGAGTCTAACTGCTCCTCTCTATATACCCTGGCTGTTCTTCTAGCAGAGAATCGCGATCTAGATGGTGCCATCGACTACGTCAAGTCGGCGTTGACATCCGATGCACAGCACAAAACAGGTCAAGCCGATTTTGCTCGAGAAAGAGATCTGGTGCCCCTGTGGCATCTGCTtgctctccttctcagcGCGAAGCAGGACTTCGACATTGCCGAACGCTCGTGTGAAGCCGCATTTGAGCAGTTCCCTGCTACGGTGACGTCCCTCGCCCATAGCGACAGACGACCGCAGAAGCAGAATCACACTGCTCAAGATCAGATCGCGGGCATCACTCATGAGCTTATCGAGAAGCTACGAGTCCGCGAGAAGGAGCGTATTATCGAGACCAGGATGACCCAGTTGGCGTTTGTTGAACTAGTTGAGGGCCCGGGAGCTGCTGTCAACCATAGCGACCAGCTCCTTAGTCTGTTCGCCACACTTTTCCACTCTCTGAACCTGGAAGATAACGAGAAGCCAAATACCAAGGCTGAGCACGAGCACGAGCACCTTGTTCCCCCGAAAAGCTCTGCTGGGACTGTGAAAAGCCTCCGCGGCAGCATCTTTGGTCGCCACAAGGGACCTCGCGCTCCTGAAAGGAGGGCAGATTTTGGACAAGAGCCCAAGACAGATAACTCGACCTTTACAGATTCGGCCCCGGCAATACAGGTTACCGATGGGGAGAAGTCGGGGCTTAATGAGGGCACAGACTCACGTCAGGCCCGTAAGAGGAGCAATACCTTGAGAAAGGCAGATGTTGCTAACTCAAGCCATGTCAACGGCGATAGCGAGACTCAGGCTGGGCCTGAAGCTAGTAACCCTGTTCCAGACATGGTTGGACTAGCCGTGTCGGACGCAGCGGCCCAGCCCCAGAGCGCAAAGCAGCCATTGGGGCCTATGGCTCACAATATGAAGCACAACCAACCACCTGCTCCAGCCGGACATTCCAAGCAGCCACCGGAGCAGGATATCCGACTACCTACATCGTACGCCTTCGACACTCCCACCAGGGCGGTGACCAAGGTCCCACCTACTCAGGCCCAGAAGCATGGCCTGTGCATCCTCGTCAAGGTTTGGCTGCTTATTGCTGGGCTCTATCGCCGGGCATCATCTTTCGAGGATGCTCACGAGGCATGCGAGGAAGCAGCCAAACAGGTAACGCGCTTCGAAGCTCTTGTGGCGTCCCAAGAGACCTCCGCTAGAGCGTTTAGGGAGCGTGGATGGGGCGTCCCCAAGAGCACTGATGAACTATGGGCAGACGTGTATGCCGAGCGCGGTCTCCAGTCTATCGACCAGACTCGCCCGCATGAAGCGATGGAGCACTTCGAGACGGCGCTTCTCCATTATGCGGATCATCCGAAGGCAACTATTGGTTTGTCAAATCTGCTCCTCGACGtttgggaagagaagatgccTTTGCAGCCTCCCAAGCCCCGGCTTGATGCCGGCGTATCGACGCTGTCGCTGTTTCCGAGCAATTCTAGCAAACCATCATCTGAAGACGACGCGAAGCGGTCAAGTCAAGCGCAGAAGCCGCAGGCTAAGACCGTTCCGGATTCAGACGACGAAGAGCCCCGACTGCTGAACCGCATCGCGGCCCGCGAACGTGCCTTTGGGCTGTTGTCCGGGTTGACCAAGCGTGGCAGTGCGTGGGACAACTCCGAGGCGTGGTATGCACTCTCCCGCGCGTACGAGGCGGAAAGTCAGATCCAAAAGTTGAGGGATGTTCTGTGGTGGTGTGTCGAGCTCGAAGACCGACGCCCCATTCGTCACTGGTCCAACATCGGTTCTGGTATATACGTTCTCTGA
- a CDS encoding uncharacterized protein (COG:S;~EggNog:ENOG410PMHN;~InterPro:IPR016024,IPR012583;~PFAM:PF08167), whose translation MAYMSMSLHAVNHRLTNVPVKQLPHLASCLASSISNCGELLSTPQSQKSGKTDSDNAVQIHKLITRLGSLLQDRTYEGRWTAVVLVKALVEAGQWEILRSSEPFVRGLISILAKSDPISTKKMCIITLTRIFHLTYQYPTLVREITTPALPGFITSALNLISVKPSSEPVRKLKPNTPFVEVVLQAVNELIARHPTIFRPFTAQIHSLLQVIIGSTSPTFPEHVLEIAQQLFISLHNCAPKNTGGDEWKSACRMTITSVHAASSYVLRAVVEQWESVDPSLRQMSQPQNYSQEVGNGPDALGLEGWQGLNSGVNRLVVLLRMLSGFVGTATASTVTIPVGAILDLTSRLNMVVYPSGSSDIQANPQIGRAEREQLLTELPRIHIACMKLLLDLVNALETSAIPVAQTILEQVLWVFRAEQFSRDVRTAVYDLVCVLLTRIGPSMTKQSVSSMAFIIRKCCHDLLPPTGNQNAATEKPDPKSKNKSSSQATVNADSFLNPGLKQVRQTSSSSSFPDLTRAASELLAATLTHTPSEFLSPALRAEVDRTLILTSDKNAMLASVLNPFPAMQGRGVGTSILPFLARSHPAETEVECLIRPRMPVVMTGLTANGYVPMEDDDDDEDEDEAITAVPASTSTGFLKPTPTPTLQHDDMMDVEKDIPSPPSKRSYADEVEQPAAPTIATTSPSLQSKKPRFEPKAAAVTQPPLDAASPATFTGTAAISVPTSSIAGPAPVQTPKPAQSSIAKPSALAAAAAADDESDDEMPSLNVDPDTEDEDEDEE comes from the exons ATGGCCTACATGTCCATGTCCCTCCATGCTGTCAACCACCGGTTGACCAACGTGCCTGTCAAGCAACTACCGCATCTCGCATCATGCCTCGCATCCTCCATCAGCAATTGCGGGGAGTTGCTGTCAACTCCCCAAAGCCAGAAATCGGGCAAGACGGACTCGGACAATGCCGTTCAGATTCATAAGCTCATCACTCGCTTGGGAAGTCTGCTGCAGGACCGCACGTATGAAGGTCGCTGGACCGCGGTGGTGCTTGTGAAGGCGCTGGTCGAGGCTGGCCAGTGGGAGATTCTACGTTCGAGCGAACCGTTTGTTCGGGGGCTGATCAGCATTTTGGCT AAATCCGACCCCATCTCTACGAAGAAAATGTGCATCATCACCTTGACTCGCATCTTCCACCTGACCTACCAATACCCGACCCTCGTTCGCGAGATCACCACTCCGGCTCTACCAGGCTTCATTACCTCGGCGCTGAACCTGATTTCCGTCAAGCCATCTTCTGAGCCCGTCCGGAAACTCAAGCCGAACACGCCCTTCGTCGAAGTTGTCCTCCAAGCTGTCAATGAGCTGATCGCAAGACACCCGACTATCTTCCGTCCGTTCACCGCGCAAATCCACAGTCTCCTTCAGGTCATCATCGGATCCACGTCGCCCACGTTCCCGGAACATGTCTTGGAAATTGCTCAGCAACTGTTCATCTCCCTCCACAACTGCGCCCCGAAGAACACCGGCGGCGATGAATGGAAGAGCGCCTGTCGCATGACCATTACCTCCGTGCACGCGGCATCTTCTTACGTTCTGAGGGCCGTCGTGGAACAGTGGGAATCCGTCGACCCGTCCCTGCGACAGATGTCGCAACCGCAGAACTACAGCCAGGAAGTGGGCAACGGCCCTGACGCTCTGGGACTTGAGGGCTGGCAAGGTCTGAATTCCGGTGTCAACCGACTGGTTGTGCTTTTGCGCATGCTTTCTGGATTCGTCGGCACTGCTACTGCTTCTACCGTGACCATCCCGGTAGGAGCGATTCTGGATCTGACATCCCGACTGAACATGGTGGTGTATCCCTCCGGTAGCAGCGACATCCAAGCCAACCCCCAGATTGGCCGCGCGGAGCGCGAGCAGCTGCTCACCGAACTTCCTCGCATCCACATCGCATGCATGAAGCTCCTCCTTGATCTGGTCAATGCCCTCGAAACCAGCGCCATCCCCGTCGCACAAACCATTCTGGAGCAGGTGCTGTGGGTTTTCCGCGCGGAGCAGTTCAGCCGGGACGTCCGCACCGCCGTCTACGATCTCGTCTGCGTCTTGCTCACCCGCATCGGTCCCTCCATGACCAAGCAGAGCGTGTCTTCCATggccttcatcatccgcaaATGCTGCCACGACCTTCTGCCTCCCACCGGCAACCAGAACGCAGCCACCGAGAAGCCCGACCCCAAGTCGAAGAACAAGTCCAGCAGTCAAGCCACCGTCAACGCCGATTCCTTCCTGAACCCCGGCCTGAAACAAGTCCGCCagaccagctcctcctcgtccttccCCGACCTCACACGCGCTGCTTCCGAGCTCCTCGCCGCCACGCTGACCCACACCCCATCCGAGTTCCTGTCCCCGGCCCTCCGCGCCGAAGTCGACCGCACCCTCATCCTGACCTCAGACAAGAACGCCATGCTAGCCAGCGTCCTCAACCCCTTCCCCGCCATGCAAGGCCGTGGCGTCGGCACCAGCATTCTCCCCTTCCTGGCGCGCAGCCACCCCGCCGAAACAGAAGTGGAATGCCTCATCCGCCCGCGCATGCCCGTAGTGATGACCGGCTTGACAGCCAACGGCTACGTGCCCatggaagatgacgacgacgacgaagatgaagacgaggcaATCACCGCAGTCCCtgcatccacatcaaccgGGTTCCTCAAGCCCACTCCCACCCCTACCCTCCAACACGACGACATGATGGACGTGGAGAAGGatatcccctccccaccaagCAAGCGCAGCTACGCCGATGAAGTCGAACAGCCTGCCGCACCAACCATCGCAACGACAAGTCCCAGCTTGCAGAGCAAGAAGCCCCGCTTCGAACCAAAGGCCGCTGCTGTAACCCAGCCTCCTCTGGACGCAGCATCCCCGGCGACATTTACCGGCACGGCCGCTATCTCTGTCCCTACGTCTTCTATCGCTGGACCGGCCCCGGTGCAGACGCCGAAGCCGGCTCAGTCTTCTATTGCGAAGCCATCTGCCTTGGctgcggcggcagcagcagatgatgagagtgatgatgaaatgCCCTCTTTGAATGTCGACCCGGAtacggagg